CTAAGGGAGGAGGCGTGGCTTCTCTCTGCGATCTTGTTAAAGGATTAAATCCTCCTCACCTGTCAGAAATCGAAGTggtctgtgcagcagagggggAGAATAGGAGGGAAACAAAGGATCGAAGGATTTCAAATGGGTTGGTCAAAGTGttcagagggtgtgtgtgtgtgtgtgtgtgtgtgtgtgtgtgtgtgtgtgtgtgtgtgtgtgtgtgtgtgtgtgtgtgtgtgcgtgttcgtgtgtgtgtgtgtgatgtcaatGCCAAATAGGGCATTAGAGTAGCGCACAAAAGTCAACGTGAGTCATTCAAGCATAGAAAATACACGAAAAGGGAATCAGGAGGAGTGCTGGAGCAAATTCAGAGAAAAGTCTCCTATTTAGCAGCAGGATGTGAACATTTTATACACACTATAATGTAGCTGTAAGAGGACTGAAGTGTTTATGGATTCATGAACAACTTTAACTCCTCCTGTGGGCACCCGTAAGTGGAGGCAGGTGTATAAAGAGATAATGACTGATAATATAGTAAAACACTGGTTTGTAAGTTATAAATGttgacaaatactgtacattaaactCTTAAAAATATCCATAAATCTGCGTCcaactacattatagtgtgttacaaaccttttattaaatgtttatatggTCCTAATGTTAAAGAGTGTAAGACTTAAGCATTtgctcttttgtctgtttgtccgTGCATATCTGCAAACtgtagttagttagttagttagttatttTTTAGCAACCCATAAAAAAACTGATGGAAAATCAGTGGATtagtagaaaaaaaatgattaaaaatgattCATAAGAATGAGGAAAGGGGGCTAAAATAAGATTTGTCACATTGTCTCCTAAATACATCAAAATTAGCAGTGTTCCTTATCTACGTTACAAATGATACAGATAAACTGAGTCAGGATTTGATTCTATTTGCTCAACATGCAGCAGAAAGTTGCTGCATGTTGCGTCTTCCTCTTGAGgttttgaataaaatgaatgatatcTGATCTGTTATGCGTGTGCCCAGATTAACCTGTTCTCTTCACACCTAAAGATGTACCACGCCATCAGGGATGTTCTAACTTCTTCCTAATCTTTGTCCCGGGTCATTTATGGAGCAGAtaatggagaaaacacactttgCATCTTTAAATAAGCTTCAGCATTGATGTATTTTGGCTTGGTGCAGAAAACAGGGGGAGGTGGCCTCActctgtcacttcctctttgacattttgggcaGCTTTTTGGTCCAGTCTGGTCCAGTGATCAATACTTTTCTCTTATCTCGCTGTGACTCAGACGCTGCTGTCTCATGCCAGACTCTCTCCATCCAGGtgtctctttgtttcatttcctctccccAAGCCTTTGCTCACCTCTTCATCTCTGATTATCCAGTGAACCAAATGCTGACTGTGTAAGGAAGTGAAAAGGTGCTGGAAGTTATATTTTGAGAAAACTCAGATTTGCAGACCAACTGCCTCTTTGTAATCTTTGCCCCACAGCTTTAGTGCTccagaagaaataaataaaatgcaggtGTTGCAGCATTTTAAGAGCACGAGTGAGACTCTAAATACAGGAACAAGACTGATGTCAGCATGTGTCTCTCAACATGACATCAGCTAAAGTCTCTAAATCTTCACCACAAACACGTGAGTCATCGGGTGCATTCCCTGCCACGGCTAACGAGATTCCCCTCATTAAGTCCTTTAAGTGGTAAGCTGTATAGAAGAGTTGGGGGTGTTGAAGAGTGGAGTGAGTCTGCTGGAGggaagcagaagaagcagaggcTTAAACTTGGAccagaaaacagtcattttctccGCAGAGGGCCGAGGAGCACCAGCGCAACGTCTCGTGGGGAgtctgctgtttcttctttgttgtgTCTGATTTGTACTAAAGCTTTGGTGGATTGTCTGGCGGTGGTGGAGGCCATCTGGCTGGAGCTTTATCAGGATCTTATGCTGTGAGCCTTTGGCCAACTGTGACTTCTTGCATAGGTAAGAAAAGTCTGGACCAAGATGCTAAACTGAattaatactgtgtgtgtgtgaaaataacCTGCTTTGCACGAGTCTGGCtttgatcatttttcagttCTTGTCTGgtttccatctttctctcctctttgtgtcatgtttgtaagcaggtgtgtgtgagagagtgtgtttgctaagtctgtctgtctgagccttgtctgAATGCCGTCCTTGTCCTTGGCATGTCTCAGCCTGAGTTACTGCCGCCACCAGACGTGACTCTGTGTGCGTCCTGAGTTGTCCTGTCGGAGCCACACAACATGAGCGAAGGACAAAACCTTTCTATATTTGCCCATCATCTGTCAAAGAAGTAGCGGCGCTCATTCCCTCCCGTCCCGAGTGCTGTGGCGCACCATGGAGGCTGTGGTGAGAGCGAAGAAGTCGCTGAGGAGGCCCATCAGGAGGCTGACCAGCTGTGTGTCGggggtgaaggagaggaagtTATGTGCCAAACGCAGGAACGTgatgggaagaggagggggaggaagaggagcgtgCAACAGGTCGGGGAGGACCCCTCCTCTCCGCGCCGCCGCACACCCCAAAGACCCGGCAGTCATCCGCTCGTACCAGGCAGACCTGGAGAAGGAGAGGCAAGTGGACTCGTACTGTAGAAACACcatgcagtggtggaggaagtattcacatCCAGATacttaaaggcagaatgagcaaaaataatccctctcaGTCAACACTTATGAGCCACTACAACTGTGTGCTCTGTATCTGCAGAGCACACTGTATCTCCATGCCTGTATGTCCtgatgcttttctgtgtgtcagcctttgggcagtgggtcCGTAGCCCCTCAGCCATGATACTTTGATAAGTAAAAGAACAAGAACTTGTTCAGCTCAAATTGTCCTTACTCGTTTTACTCGTTTACTTCACATAAACTTCACATATTGGACATAATCAAATGCTAAAAGCTTATAATAACATGGCTCTTGTCAGGaagcagacacagtgtgtgtgtgtgtgtgtgtgtgtgtgtgtgtgtgtgtgtgtgtgtgtgtgttttactttgaCAACAAGGCTGACATCTCATCGTCACCTCCAGACAGACGGGAGCTTCTCAACACAGAACATGTGAAGTGTGAAGGGCACTGAGGCTTCTCAGATCTACTGCATGTCAAAGCATAAATTCAAGCTGTCTGAAAAGACACAGATTCAAACGTTCCTCTGTGCTCATGAAGCTAAACTCTCCTGTctggacacaaaaacaagtgaTCGACAGATTACTCCTTTTACTATCATGACAAGGaattattttctatttcctCTGTGCCTGTTTGCTAGCTACACTGAAGATTGCTAAACTCGCTGGCTAATTAGAGGCAGTAAAAGAATCATATGCACAAAAAATGCCACTGACACACGTTAAACACGTTATCTGATCAAATCCTGCTCATTCTACCTTTAagtatgaatatatatataataatacttCATTACAAGTAAGTGCAAGTACACAAGTATTATGAGCTAAATGTACCTGAATATCAAAAGTGCCTAACAGAAAATGTTATATGCTATGTTATGTTTTCGATACGTATTGTTGATGCATGAGTTtgcaagcagcattttacttttGTAGCTGCTCTGGACGAAGCaaattctcttttatttatttaccgTTGGGTAATTTCTATCATAATACATACATAGATAATCATATGTTTTGTAAGTACAATTTTAATATGTAAGAGAAAAGGGATGCTTTGTTTAagataaacaaatgaaaagtgaaagatTTCTGAATAATTTCTGAAATTTAGTTGAGTAGAAGTGTGAAAATGggaaaactgactttttttgcatgtgaaaCAAAGTTGTAATCTGACAAAGAAATACTGTCAAATCCAACAAATGTATGACTTCAGTTTTCCACTTCATGGCAATGAGGCCAACCCACGTGCTTTGAACCcacattgtttttaaatgtggcaTTTTCCTAATGGtactgtctgctgcagctgctaatTGCTTCAATCAGAGAAGGCAGCTAAAATCAGTCAAGTTAATTCCAGTCACCTGCGCCATGGAGGAGCTATTGCTTGATGACATTCAGTCTGCGATATGTCaggtgtatttgtgttttgtctcctgTGTTTACAGGAAGCTGCGGGAAGCAATGAACGCTCAGAAGAATGCAGAGAGAGCAGCTATGAGGGCGCACTTCAGGAGGAAATATCAGCTGTCTGaggtctgtgtttatgtttgtagTCAAAGAAGagaaacccacacacactcaacataCTGAATGATTCTTCATTCCCTGTTTAAACGTAAATTCCCATGGTTTTTGAAAGTGGAAATAACTTGTGCACACCCGTAAGATTAAatggcatttatttttttttagattctgCAGTAACTTAGTGGTTATAAACCTGAGTCACATAAAACTGTGGACCATTGAGTCTTGAACGAACTCCTCTACATATTCTCCTATACAGCCCTTAGATATTTTGTGTAAAAGCATTTctattaacaaaataaatgtagaggCCTGTGCAGCCTTTGTCAAGGAAggcacacttttattttgtcaaacctTCACAAACCAGATAACAGGCCTGCAGGTCGCAGGTGTTTCTAGTCGTTATCCACAATATgtgtaatgtacagtatgtagacAAACACATAGTTAATTTAGATcatcaagatgttttttttgtcacatgttTAGCCTTTCAGCCCTCTTCTTCTATTTTTCCTTCACGATTAGAGCCCCAAGGACACGAGCCACCTGAGGTCCGTTGGAGGGAAGGTGTCGCTCCCCCATGAGCTGTCGAAGATCATTCATCCCGAAACCAAAAGCAAGGACGGCGGCTTCCACCTACTGAGCGCCTTCCAAGGCCTCAGCTTCGGCACAGCGGCGCTTGCGGGGAGGAGACACAGCAAGGCGACCACTTCAACACCAGCAAGGGGGGACGTTTGTAAAGTCATGTGATCAATACGTGGTCACAGGGACGATCAGTACACTGCCCTCTGATTGTGTcggttgttaaaaaaaagtggggGGAAACCACAGGGGGAATACCGTCATACATAactcctgctcacacacataccaTGCTTCAGCATCAACATTCAAACTCAGTCCAGTCATCTCTGTTACCATGGCTACAGCATCAAACATCATTGTTTATATCT
Above is a window of Chelmon rostratus isolate fCheRos1 chromosome 8, fCheRos1.pri, whole genome shotgun sequence DNA encoding:
- the LOC121610180 gene encoding complexin-3-like — encoded protein: MEAVVRAKKSLRRPIRRLTSCVSGVKERKLCAKRRNVMGRGGGGRGACNRSGRTPPLRAAAHPKDPAVIRSYQADLEKERQLREAMNAQKNAERAAMRAHFRRKYQLSESPKDTSHLRSVGGKVSLPHELSKIIHPETKSKDGGFHLLSAFQGLSFGTAALAGRRHSKATTSTPARGDVCKVM